The sequence below is a genomic window from Sander lucioperca isolate FBNREF2018 chromosome 10, SLUC_FBN_1.2, whole genome shotgun sequence.
AAGTGTACTACTGGTCTGGAATTTACCACCActaactttttttaattaaatttaatttGATGTTTGTATATTTATCCAACTTTTCCAAATGTGCCCATAATAGGCTGCAATGCCCGTGCTGTGCTCCCTGATGCCACCCTAAAAAGCTGGGAGGACACCGTGGATCGTTTCTGGGAGTACGTCTCTGAGCTGAACCAAAAAGCCGATGGAGTCGTGCAGGAACTCAAGGCCTCTCAGCTCACCAGGGAGCTAGAGTAAGTTAACTTAATCATTCTCATGGCTTCTTAATTTCAATAGGCAGTGATTTGTTCACTTATACTTCTCTTCATTTTGAGTACTTCCAAATGGTTTCCCTTCACACATTTCTCTTACTCTTATTTCCAAACCTGACTTCTCTCTAACCTCTCATCCTTGCACTATGCTTACCGCCCTATTCTGTTCTCATGTCTGACCATCTTGTTCCTCTGCTTCCAGCACTCTGATCTCTGACAGCATGGCAGAGCTGGCAGCATACAGAGATGACATCCAGACCAAGCTGACCCCCTACACCGATAGCTCCACTGGCCAGCTGGCTCAAGACATGCAGCTTCTGGGCAACAAACTCCAGAAGGACATGCTGGATGCCAAAGAGCGCAGTGTTGAATATCTGGGTGAGCTCAAGACCATGGTGGAGCAGAACACCGATGACGTCCGCAGCCGCATCAGCACCTACACCCACAAGCTGAAGAAGCGCCTGAACAAAGACACCGAAGAGATTCGCAAGTAAGTGGGGTGGAGGATTTTCACACTCTCAAACTCTCTTGTCTTTGCTAATATGAAAAGTAAATGTCTTCTCTCTTCTGCCCCCCCCAAGCACTGTGGCCACCTATGTGGGTGAGCTCCAGTCCCGCACCTCCCAGAACATCGACACCGTGAAGGAGAATGTTGAGCCCTTCGTCCAGCAGGCCAGTGACACCGCATCCAAGAAGCTGAGTGACATCTCCACCATGCTGAAGACCCAGGCTGATCACTTGGGCCTGCAGCTGGAGACCCAGGCTGAGGGCATCAAGACCCAGCTGGAGGCCACCGCCCAGGAACTGCGCACCTCCCTGGAAGGCAAGATCGACCAGCTGACCGACATGATCTCCCCCTTTGCCACCCAGATCCGTGAGCAGATTGAGAACATCATGGAGAAGGTCAAGGAGACCGCCACCGCTGAATAAAGAAAGACTCTGATTTCTTAATACCATGGCAAAGAGGGGGGAGTTGAGAGATCCTGATGATATCTTCATGTGGGTGCTCTATTGTTCAGGATAAAGGGTTTGATGAGATGAAGAAGGGGGGATGAGGTGTGTCTTTTACAAAACAGCAGATAAACATCGGTTTTAGGTTCTTCTGCATAGTCACCTTTTCTTCTCTTATCAACTCCCTTGATCACTGAACACAAGCACCCCATTCAATAACAGCCTTTAATACACAAACAGGAGACAATTATTTGTAATATGCTTTGCTTTTCTACTGTTCTAGCTGTCTGTCCCGTCCTCACAAGGTTTTGTATTTAGTTTTCTACATTTTGTTTGGTTGTAAATATAACTGCTAAACCTCATAGGCAGGGATAGGTAGGGATATAATCTCCAAATGCACCAAACACAAGTGTCTTTCATTTCAATAAATGTACTGAATGATGATCAAAAGATGGAGGCACCTACTGTAATGTGTCTGCTCAGTGAACTGTATTGTTGGAATGTTAAACGACTTGATGCATTTCAGACAATCAATGAGTGTAATGTTGCCTGTCTGTCCTTCAGTCTGACTATAGAGTGTCCCTTGTGTGTCACGTGTCATATGCCCACTATGCTGCTCACTGTATGTGCACTGCCAAGTGTGCTGAACAGTGCTGAGTGAATAAAGAACCTAGAAAATATGCTTTGTTTccattgtttgtttctctgaTCAAACATTAAAGAGTCATCCATTATTTAAGAAGAGGTTCAGTTATGCTAACAAGTGGAGACTTCACAAAGCAACACCTGATTGCTATTGTACATGAAGTCTCTATAGCAATTTTAATAatgttgaaaatgtcttaaataaTCTCTAGAATGACATCCTAATCAACTTCTAACAAACTTAAATGTAACTATCCttacacattacatttagcaaGTTAGGCTTCAGGGGCTAATAATATAAAGGGCATTCATATAAAGCTATTGGCCCATTACAGAGCTTTCCCAACCTCCtcctgacacacaaacacctctCCTTCTTTGTTGAATAGTGTCTTAAATATACAGAAGTAATGAAtcttaaagtttaaaaaaaaaaggtattatTTGCTCTCTCTGAAGCTGTTCTCCACCCCAATCCTTTCCCTTTCTCAATTTGCTCTCCTCATACAGCCACCCACCACAACCCTTGGTCTACAGTTTTTCTAGTTTGGACTTGTTAAGATCTGTTTCCAGATTCCTTTCTCTTGATCCAAGCAGGCATTTTGGAACACGCTGTGCTTTTGATTGAATTACCTTTATGTTGAAACTATCACTTCTACCTTTATTTTGGGCTCACACCATATTATAAGCCATGCACCAGTGGatttgtatacatacatttgctcagacatgccaataaaatatattagtacatgcacacatactgttTATAGACAGTGTGCCCACATGCACGTATATGTTATCAAGCATGTGCATCCAGTTGGCTTAAGATGCATATCATtaaactgcaatgtctgttCCAGGAAGGAAATCATTTGTTGCATGCCAtaccctctttctctctccactataaaataaagtcaaaaatgccacaaaaaaattTACCTTTCTTTTTTCTGGTCTTACAACCATTAAGAAACACACTGAACACCCCAATCAGAAACCTTACACTACTAGATGCAAAGGATGTAAATCCAAAATTAGGAGCTCCTTTTTAGCTTGCTACACATCTGGACCTGCCTAGGGGGAAAAGGTGGTCATGATTGTCCTAAACTCAGATTAATTCACTCTTccaatcaaaaaaagtcatgcttATGAAACTCAGCAGGGTTTGTTTCTTTGAAGTGCAGAGCAGAGGCCAGTAGAGGACACCATTTGTCCCTTGTtcatctcctctcccctcctctgaCCCCTCCGCTTGAATCCATGCTGCATGAAGATGCagctgtgttttctttttttggaagATACAGTAAACTACATTTGCCTCATAAAGAAACACAAACTATGTGAGTTTCAAGAGCAGAACACACATTTTTCTCAGATTTTCAATCAGAGAGTGGCAACTGCTTAAAAATCTCTTGGAGGTGTGTGAAATGAAGATACGAACTATGATATACAAATTTATAAAGGTCACATAAATTGACAACTACAGAATCAATATAATTATGATTGATGATTGCAAGCCATAATAGTTATTTTAAGTTGGGGTGTCACGGTGGCCTAGGGGTCTACGATGTGTACCACATAACATCCATGGTTTAAATCAGACTGGAGACGTGTTGGATGtcacctccctccctctgtcctcacatttcatttttaacTCTCTACTGCACGCTATCAGAAACAAAggcaaatgcccaaaaatattCTTGAAAAAGGGTGGTTTAGAATTGTATGTATATGTAGATGTATGGTGACATATAGTTAATTGTACATTGGTATGTCTCTAAAAGTCAATTCATTGGTAATTTCAGCTTTGTTTCTCTACAAAACAACCTGTAAACATGTTTACCCTTTTTATCTGTGTTAAAGGGCATTGCATGTAAAGTGAAAGAATGACTAACACCATGACTACGTGTTTGTCCCCTATGATATCACTCCTTTCAGGAACCAGTGTTTATTTAGAAAAGAACAGACTGAAGTGAAACTCCTACATTAAAATGTCCATTGTTACAAAGATCAGTCATGGATTGTAAAAACAGGAAAACCACAAGCATCCTGCCAGTTCAGCACTTCTGCTCCGTCTGCTCCTATAGGGTGTCTGTACTCCGATTACTGcccagcaacaaaaaaacaaagtccCAGCAAACTAGCAGGTGCTAGCTAGCCCATGGCCGCAAGTAACCCTCCAAAAACACACCATGCAGAGATATTACCTCCTATTACAACCCCCTCTCTTCTTTCCATCCTTTCTATCCCTTCAGGGCTGGCACACAAAATCAGTCACCACAGGAGCCAAGGgccaaacacaaaaacagcatttttgtaAGCTTGTTATTGCAAATTGGGAGCATGCAAGACATGCACTTTCAAGCCCTATGCCTCCTACAATTATTCAAGAGGAGCTTATATGCACGCAAGCACAAGCTCATACATAAACCCACTGGCCACTTCATGGCAAAGAGATGGAGATTTAGTCTTTCAGAGGTAATGTGTGGGTGTTAAGGCATGTGAAGGCTCATTATCTCAATTGTAGGGCTATTCATCATAGTGATAGGACAAGTCATCAGCAACAAATGGGCATTTGGCCCTTTGCAGCAGACCGCTTGGTGTGAAAACAGATATGTGTTCAGCAGTGATGAAGCATTTAAACCATCAGATACAAACTTCCTGGATCTAACTCAGGTCACAGTTGTATTGAGGGGTTACTGCAGTTCAACTGACTGCACTGCTCTTTTTGTTGCATGCCTTCTTACAAGATGGACGACATTAGACTTTGTCTGACTCACTTCCTTTTTAAGAAAGGGAAGGTCTGGATAAAAGAGACATTTAATGAGGCAATGGAATTCTCAGTTAATGGAAAAATACACCAGAAAAAGAAACAGGACAATGCAGAAAAGCAGTCTGCAATCAGTGACATCTgcacataaatacatttaaaaaatgcagaGTTGGCCAAAATAATAAGGAATCAATACATTATGAAATGTTAACAAGggacagtggtggaaagtatctatatttgaggtactttacttatttccattttttttgctAATTTAAGCGTATATTAcgctacatatacatacataaatattgaagtttgtactccactacatttacttGACAGCTATAGTTAACCAGTTACTTTTCCAATTGATATTTTACATACACAAATATGACTCATATACAACATTACCCTTACATGTTAATgcatcaaaaataatataatactgACACTGCCCCTCTGCATAATGACtacttttagttttaattatttaagtcCATGTTGTCCATGTTGTTCCTAATGCTTACTTTTGAATGCAAGGACTTTTATTTGAACTGGAGTACTTTTATAGTGTGGCTTTGCTACTTAAAAGTAAACACCACTGCAAAGTATGAAGTATGCAATAGGTCAAATAGGGACATGGAAGTTAAACAAATAAATCTAATTTAATGGAAAATCTACATGTGATGAATGTGCAT
It includes:
- the apoeb gene encoding apolipoprotein Eb translates to MKTVALILALAVITGCNARAVLPDATLKSWEDTVDRFWEYVSELNQKADGVVQELKASQLTRELDTLISDSMAELAAYRDDIQTKLTPYTDSSTGQLAQDMQLLGNKLQKDMLDAKERSVEYLGELKTMVEQNTDDVRSRISTYTHKLKKRLNKDTEEIRNTVATYVGELQSRTSQNIDTVKENVEPFVQQASDTASKKLSDISTMLKTQADHLGLQLETQAEGIKTQLEATAQELRTSLEGKIDQLTDMISPFATQIREQIENIMEKVKETATAE